In one window of Phoenix dactylifera cultivar Barhee BC4 unplaced genomic scaffold, palm_55x_up_171113_PBpolish2nd_filt_p 000511F, whole genome shotgun sequence DNA:
- the LOC103721583 gene encoding uncharacterized protein LOC103721583, giving the protein MRRSGGVIICLLIVIMDVVAGILGIEAEIAQNKGKHLRVFFIECKEPVHEAYKLGLAAAGLLAFAHAVANVLGGCMCICSREEFDRSSANKQMAAATLIVSWIIVIVGFTMLVIGAMSNSKSRVSCGFAHRHFLSIGGILCFVHGLFCVAYYVSADATKRE; this is encoded by the exons ATGAGGAGGTCAGGAGGTGTGATTATCTGCCTTCTAATTGTGATCATGGATGTAGTTGCTGGTATTCTAGGGATCGAAGCTGAGATAGCTCAAAACAAG GGGAAGCACCTGAGGGTGTTCTTCATTGAGTGCAAAGAGCCAGTCCATGAGGCCTACAAGCTTGGACTTGCAGCAGCTGGGCTTCTGGCATTTGCTCATGCCGTCGCGAATGTACTTGGTGGATGCATGTGTATCTGCTCCAGGGAGGAGTTTGATAGGTCTTCTGCTAACAAGCAAATGGCTGCAGCCACCCTGATTGTGTCGTG GATCATCGTTATAGTCGGATTCACAATGTTGGTCATAGGGGCGATGTCTAACTCCAAGTCAAGAGTTTCTTGTGGCTTTGCCCATCGCCATTTCCTTTCCATTGGCGGGATCTTGTGCTTCGTTCATGGACTATTTtgtgtagcctattatgttTCTGCTGACGCAACCAAGCGAGAATAA